One Oscillospiraceae bacterium genomic window, AATTTTGCATATTGAGATATCGTATTTACTGATGTTCCGCCTGAAAATGTACCGACATTAAATGTGGTTTTCGTTCCTTCTTTTTTGGGAATATCTATTTTATAAATATCGTTAATAATCTTAGATGCAATGTTTATTGCATTTGGTTTCCCAAAATCAAGATAGGAATGACCTCCTTCGGTAAACACTTCAACTTCATATCGTTTGGAACCCACACAGGTATCATTGACAATATCAAGATTACTGTCAAATGTTATAAATTGTTTAATTCGTTCGTTGTAATCGGAAAAAAGTTGTCTGACCCCTTTAAGATTTCCCAAGCCCTCTTCACAGGAATTACAAACAAAAAGTATTCCTTTTTCAGGTTTTATATTATTGGTTATAAAGTATTTTGCCATTAGGAGAAGAATAACAACACTTGCAGTATCATCTGCAACTCCCGGAGAGTGAATTCTCATACCATCATCATAACAGGGCATAGGCTCCAAATCGGGAAAAACTGTATCTGTATGTGCTGCGAAAACTGTGATCTCATCACTGCTTTCACAGTTTAGGGGGAATATAACATTTAAGGCTTCATCAATATATACTCCCTCTGCATTGACACTTTCTAACCATTTTTTGCAATATTCTGCTCTTTTGTGTTCAAAATGTGAGGGAGCAGGGATATTGCATAAATCTTTTAACATATCAAACATTTCCGTTTTGTTGTTTAAAATAAACTGTTCAATGTTTTCGTAATTCATAATTTTTCTCCTTTAATTGAAACATTCATTACAAGTATCATATCCATTTTCTAAAAGTACATCGATATTTCCAAAGTAAGTTTCTTTATTCTTATCTTTAATAGACTTAATATTTGAACATTCTTTTCTATGTACTTTTTTGGAACTTGTGTTTAATATAAAACTTGTTTCATTTTTATAATCTTCCGTTTTAAAAGTGTAATTTTCATCTTTTTTACTTATTCCAGATGCATAGTTTATTTCAACGCCGGGTTGAACATTATAGCAATACACATTAAAGCATATACCGTTTCCGTTATCTTCCATAGATAACGCTTCCATTAATACACCACTTGCGACAAGATTATCTTCTTTAAAAACAGGAGTCACTCTCATTAAAACATGGTTGTCAGTTTCTTTTATGTAGTCTGCAACCATATTTTCAAAAGGTAACATTCCCTCAACATTTAAATATCTTGTGCCTGTTATGAGATTTCTCTCGTTTGCATTTTCTCCTGTTAACTGAAAGCCTAATAAATGACACCTGTTATAAAGATATTTTCCGTCAACCCAGTCGTATTTTACTGTATGCCACCCTGAAGGCTTAACCTGACCGATTGCCTCTCTTTCTTCTTCGGGCATTAAATCCTTTCCTATTGATGCCATAACAACACCGCATCTTCCCAATCTGTCAAGGTCACTGTATGTTTCGTAAGAATCAGTTGTATATTCATCTTCAGAAAAAAACGGTAGGTTATCATTTATTACTACGTAAGGCGAACCTGAAAATTCAGGAATATTATCAAGCGCGATGTTCGGATATTTTAAATTATCATTTTCGCTTTTGAAAAGTCCTGAAATAATTAATATAACGGCAATAACTATAACCACAATTTTTCTATACTTTTTCATAATATACCTCCGTTATTTTTTTGTGACTGTTTCCTTCAAAATCACTTGACTTAGCAACTCTAAAATTGCTTGGCAGAACAAATTTTAAATCACAAGGATAAACAGTATTCCAACAAAACAGTATAACTTTGTCAACTTTGGAAAAATCACATAACTCAGGACTTTCTACAAAAAAATAATCGTCAGCGTATGCATCTTGAGGGACTTTATCACAAATTATAATCTTTTCTTTTTCAAAAAGATTTTTTGAAAAATCGGTAGTAAAAAGTCTATTGTTTTTTGTTATTTCGTAAATTCTGTCTATCACTTCTTTATCTTTTGTCTGACGCCTTTTATTAAATTGAATTCCAAAATTATTATCAACACATGCTATAATTATCATAAAATTACTTCCCTTTAATATAATTTAAATACGTGTTGCCGTTGCAACACGTATTTAAATTATATTTTATATTCACTAAAATTCTTTATGTATTTATCAGAGGTTTCTTTGATTTGTTCCTTAAATTCTTTAAACGAGTTATCATAAACACCGACAACATTAAAACCTGCTTTTTTCGCAGAAACTATTGCGTGATAAGAATCTTCAAAAATTACGGTTTCTTCCTTATTTGTTCCAAGTTTTAAAAGTGCTTCTTCAAAAATTTTTGCACTGTCTTTCTTACTCTCTTTAACATCTTCGTTTGTGATAATAAATTCAAACATATCAAATATGTTGTGCCTTTTAAGAGCATATTCAATTAAATATTTGTTGGTTGCAGAGGCAATACACATTTTAATATTTTTCTTTTTTAGTTTGTTTAAAAAAAGATGTACGTAAGGTTTTAGAGGTATATTGAATTTGTAATTACTTTCTATAAGAGAAAGTACTTCTTTTTCTATTTTTTCACAGGACTCGGAAAGATTAAAATGTTCTTTCATATATTCACATGCCTTAGGGATAGTAAGACTGTCAATAATCTGCTTTTCTTCTAAAGTAACCTGTTTACCTTTTCTTCCCAAATAGATTTCCACTATTTTTCTCCAGAAAACCATTGAATCCAGTAAAGTGCCGTCTAAATCAAATATAACACCCTGCATATATTAACACCCCATAAATATTATTAAATCCGTAAAAAATAATAACATATTTTAGACATAAAGTCAATTTAATATAGAGATTTTTTAAAAAATATCTTTACAATTTGAAAATAGTATGTTATAATATTTTGGTATTTAGGGGTATAGCTCAGTTGGTAGAGCAGCGGTCTCCAAAACCGCGTGCCGTGAGTTCAAGTCTTACTACCCCTGCCAAGAAAAAAGACATCCATTGGATGTCTTTTTTCAGTTATATTTGCCTTTGGCAAGTTATATTGCTACGCAGTTATATTTGGCTTACGCTTAGTGATATTGTGCTTTCGCACAGTATAAAGGCAAAGATAATATCACTGAAACTGGAAGTTTCAATATCACTTTTGATTTATCAAAAATATCACTCCATCGAAGATAGAATATCACTATTTTTGCATCAATTTCCCATCCGTTCTTACCCGTTTCTAACGATTCCGTCTGCTACATCATCAAAAAAGCATCAAAGAATTTTGTTTTCTTTGTTTACAGTATATCAAATTTTGATATGTCCTTAAGTTTATTATCAGGGTATATTTTCGGATCCCTTGTGTAAAGGTTTTGTGTTAAGAAAACACACTGCTGCCTTTTCCTTGAGTAAACGCTGACTAATTCGTATTTCATCACTTATTTGAGGAGAAGGAACTTTCCTGTTTTAATAAAAATACCGCTAATACAAATATATGAGTATGATAAATAAAGTTATAGGTTAAATTAAAATATGTTGACAATTAATTAGAAATATAGTATAATAATACAAAAAAGAGACGTAAATTTTTTAAAAACCCTTTTAAATGTAGAAAAGTAAAAAAGATATCTGCGTAAAATAATCCAAATATTTAATGTGTAAAATATTGAGGTGATTGTGAATATGCTGGAAAAAGATAAGATTTTATTTTGTACTGCAAAGGAATTTTTTGGAGGTTATCCTTTTAAGGTTATAAAAATTGTTGGAAGTCTTTTAGGAGAGACGTATGTTCAAAAATTTCATTATCATGATTATATGCAAATATGGTATGTGAAGAATGGTCAGTGTATTCATTATTTTAATGATGTAGAATATAAACTTTCAAAAGGCGATATATTTATTTTGCCTCCTTATGTTTCCCATAAAATTATTGCTGAAAATACTGAAAATATGGAACTTATCGGATGCGAATTTGTGGAAAAATTTATTGCCAATCCAAATGGAGAAAAGGATAATTTTGATTTTAATTATCTTAAACCATTTATAGTCGATACTGAAAAAATAAAACCTATTTTTTCACTTGATGGTTCCGCAGTTAAGGAAATTGAAAAATTGCTCGAAGAAATTGTCTGGGAATATGAGCATAAAGAAATGTTTTTTGAGATGTATACTAAAGCAAATATATTAAAGATACTTTCTATAATCGCAAGGCAATATAGCAAGATTGTGGATATTTCTCAAAGCAATTTGATAAATAAGTATAAAGACGCTATTGCAAAAATAATACTTTATATGAATGAACATTGCAAGGAAAGAATTTATATAGATGATATGTGTAAAATGGCAAATATGACGCCTTCGTATTTTTCCTATGTTTTTAAAACTATTACAGGGAGAAATTTTACCGAATATTTAAATTCGATTAAGATTTCAAAAGCAAAAGTTATGCTTTTACAATATAATAAGAAAATAAGCGAAGTTTCTGAAGAACTTGGATTTAGCGATCATGCGTATTTTTGCAGAGTTTTTAAAAAGGAGACAGGAATTTCTCCGGGAAAATATAGGAGATTTTCCTGATAATTACATTTTTTATTACTCGATTTGTTTCCTTTTTTTAAAAAAAACAAGGGTTAAAAACACACTTTGTACAAAGTGTGTTTTTTTGTGCGAAAAATATAGTATTTTTGTCCAAAATTTACGAAAAATTATCCAATTGAAAAGGGCGATTTGTGATGTTATACTAAGTTTACAATGGAATGTTAAAAGGAGGAATAAGCTTATGATTAAAAGGAAAATTATGGCACTAATATTATTGTTATCTGTGATTTTTACTTTATGTCCGTCTTTTGCAGTATTTGCGGATGGATTTAACGAAGAGTATATTATGGAAATTGAGTTTTTAAAAAATCTTAAACTTATCGATGATGATTATGATGCCACACTTGTTATTACAAAAGGGGAAATATCGGTTATGCTGCTTGATATGCTTTATCCTGAAACCGATTTTTCATCTCATCTTGGAGAACCTGCATTTAATGATGTGACAAATGAACATAAATATTATTCATATATAAAAGCCTGCAGGGATTTAGGAATAGTAAATGGAGAT contains:
- a CDS encoding M20/M25/M40 family metallo-hydrolase gives rise to the protein MNYENIEQFILNNKTEMFDMLKDLCNIPAPSHFEHKRAEYCKKWLESVNAEGVYIDEALNVIFPLNCESSDEITVFAAHTDTVFPDLEPMPCYDDGMRIHSPGVADDTASVVILLLMAKYFITNNIKPEKGILFVCNSCEEGLGNLKGVRQLFSDYNERIKQFITFDSNLDIVNDTCVGSKRYEVEVFTEGGHSYLDFGKPNAINIASKIINDIYKIDIPKKEGTKTTFNVGTFSGGTSVNTISQYAKFLCEYRSDDADCLLNMERKFEKIFEHAKSDGVTIKVKMVGDRPCGNTDITKIEKLKNLIVPEIEKVINKKVTFKSSSTDCNIPLSKGIPALCIGVNIYEGMHTREEWVDKESMLDGLKVAISIGEKLT
- a CDS encoding HAD family phosphatase, which produces MQGVIFDLDGTLLDSMVFWRKIVEIYLGRKGKQVTLEEKQIIDSLTIPKACEYMKEHFNLSESCEKIEKEVLSLIESNYKFNIPLKPYVHLFLNKLKKKNIKMCIASATNKYLIEYALKRHNIFDMFEFIITNEDVKESKKDSAKIFEEALLKLGTNKEETVIFEDSYHAIVSAKKAGFNVVGVYDNSFKEFKEQIKETSDKYIKNFSEYKI
- a CDS encoding helix-turn-helix domain-containing protein, with the translated sequence MLEKDKILFCTAKEFFGGYPFKVIKIVGSLLGETYVQKFHYHDYMQIWYVKNGQCIHYFNDVEYKLSKGDIFILPPYVSHKIIAENTENMELIGCEFVEKFIANPNGEKDNFDFNYLKPFIVDTEKIKPIFSLDGSAVKEIEKLLEEIVWEYEHKEMFFEMYTKANILKILSIIARQYSKIVDISQSNLINKYKDAIAKIILYMNEHCKERIYIDDMCKMANMTPSYFSYVFKTITGRNFTEYLNSIKISKAKVMLLQYNKKISEVSEELGFSDHAYFCRVFKKETGISPGKYRRFS